In a genomic window of Aeromicrobium panaciterrae:
- a CDS encoding peptidoglycan-binding domain-containing protein gives MFRAVAAVMLTVLAVSACDGSDGNSDKAEPSPSAATVTVTPSATTTPTPKPSATPTKKAAKPAVKSLSTAGRECTVLEESLRLFPGHNLSIANRGHYLHEVRELQSMVNGAGDGTKCIPEDGDFGPVTTKAVKAFQTKNGLVVDGLVGEQTWNQLNLVLSH, from the coding sequence ATGTTCCGCGCCGTAGCTGCCGTGATGCTGACCGTGCTCGCTGTCTCTGCCTGCGATGGCAGTGACGGCAACAGCGACAAGGCTGAGCCTTCTCCGTCGGCGGCGACCGTCACCGTTACGCCGTCGGCCACCACGACACCCACCCCGAAGCCATCGGCCACACCGACGAAGAAGGCCGCCAAGCCCGCAGTGAAGTCTCTGTCGACGGCTGGCCGCGAGTGCACAGTTCTCGAGGAATCATTGCGACTCTTCCCGGGCCACAACCTCTCGATCGCCAACCGCGGCCATTACCTGCACGAGGTACGGGAACTGCAGTCGATGGTCAATGGCGCGGGCGACGGTACGAAGTGCATTCCTGAGGATGGCGACTTCGGACCGGTGACCACGAAGGCCGTCAAGGCATTTCAGACCAAGAACGGCCTCGTCGTCGATGGTCTCGTCGGCGAGCAGACCTGGAACCAGCTCAATCTGGTCCTGTCTCACTAG
- a CDS encoding acyl-CoA dehydrogenase family protein, whose product MDFTLDAEQVALRDAVRGLLGKSYESSETRRAVTKQDPGWDEKTWAQLAEMGALGLPFAEADGGMGAGPVEVSIVAEEIGRVIAPEPYVEAVVLAGGLIAAAGTDEQRAEILGALSEGTLVPVFAHNEPGQRYSEAGAGVTATKSGDAWTLTGVKEPVIGGARADLLIVSAAVDGGTGLFLVKPDAEGLTRDGYATFEGGRAARIGLNATPATPLGEAGDQSGVIAKVIAEAQIAYGHESLGAMQSALEQTTEYLKTRKQFGVPLSTFQALTFRAADMYVELELARSVVTWATLVLLDGGDAQEAASRAKLQVSKAGRHIGKEAIQLHGGIGMTAEYSVGHFTSRLTAIDHTLGDGRHHLALLVERLDDHGVIEPLP is encoded by the coding sequence ATGGACTTCACACTCGATGCAGAACAGGTCGCGCTGCGCGATGCCGTACGTGGACTGCTCGGCAAGTCGTACGAGTCCTCGGAGACTCGTCGTGCCGTGACCAAGCAGGATCCGGGCTGGGACGAGAAGACCTGGGCACAGCTCGCTGAAATGGGCGCTCTGGGTCTCCCGTTCGCTGAGGCCGACGGCGGAATGGGCGCAGGTCCGGTTGAAGTCTCGATCGTCGCCGAAGAGATCGGACGGGTCATCGCGCCCGAGCCGTATGTCGAAGCGGTCGTACTCGCGGGCGGACTCATCGCTGCAGCAGGCACTGACGAGCAGCGAGCCGAGATCCTCGGTGCCTTGTCCGAGGGCACGCTCGTACCCGTGTTCGCTCACAACGAGCCGGGGCAGCGCTACAGCGAGGCCGGTGCTGGCGTGACCGCGACCAAGAGCGGCGACGCCTGGACGCTGACCGGCGTCAAGGAGCCCGTCATCGGTGGCGCACGCGCCGACCTGCTGATCGTCAGCGCGGCAGTCGACGGTGGCACCGGACTGTTCTTGGTGAAGCCTGACGCCGAAGGCCTGACTCGTGACGGTTACGCCACGTTCGAAGGTGGCCGTGCTGCACGCATCGGTCTCAACGCAACCCCGGCGACACCGCTCGGCGAAGCAGGAGACCAGTCGGGCGTCATCGCGAAGGTCATCGCCGAAGCGCAGATCGCGTACGGACACGAGTCGCTTGGTGCCATGCAGTCGGCGCTCGAGCAGACGACGGAGTACCTCAAGACCCGCAAGCAGTTCGGCGTACCGCTGAGCACCTTCCAGGCCCTCACGTTCCGGGCAGCCGACATGTACGTCGAGCTCGAGCTCGCCCGCAGCGTCGTCACCTGGGCGACGTTGGTGCTGCTCGATGGCGGCGATGCTCAGGAGGCCGCGTCACGCGCCAAGCTCCAGGTCAGCAAGGCCGGGCGACACATCGGCAAGGAAGCGATCCAGCTGCACGGTGGCATCGGTATGACGGCGGAGTACAGCGTTGGTCACTTCACCAGCCGCCTCACGGCGATCGACCACACACTCGGCGATGGTCGCCATCACCTGGCCCTGTTGGTCGAGCGGCTCGACGATCACGGAGTGATTGAACCGCTGCCCTGA
- a CDS encoding acyl-CoA dehydrogenase family protein, which translates to MRLQLSDEDVAFREEMREFFTTKVSKEIRDTVAARHELTKEQIVEAQQALNAGGIAVPNWPVEWGGKDWTPLQRHIWHEEMQLANVPIPLAFNAGMVGPVIAAFGSQELKERFLPKTANLDIWWSQGFSEPDSGSDLASLRTTAVKEGDEYVVNGQKTWTTLGQYGDWIFNLVRTDPEAKKQAGISFLLIDMTTPGVTVRPIELIDGGFEVNEVFFDNVRVPAENLVGEENKGWDYAKFLLGNERVGVAPVGATKRSLSAAKDYAKTAGPGGTSLLDDPLYASQIADLENELLALELTALRVVAHSTDGKPHPASSVLKLRGTELQQAVTELYVDMGGPASLASGAGPESDLADWNKVSTPYYLNFRKASIYGGSNEIQRTIIAGTILGLRG; encoded by the coding sequence ATGAGACTTCAGCTGTCTGACGAGGACGTTGCATTCCGCGAGGAAATGCGCGAGTTCTTCACAACCAAGGTGTCCAAGGAAATCCGCGACACCGTCGCGGCTCGACATGAGCTCACCAAGGAGCAGATCGTCGAGGCGCAGCAGGCGCTGAACGCCGGTGGCATCGCCGTACCCAACTGGCCGGTCGAGTGGGGTGGCAAGGACTGGACTCCTCTGCAGCGACACATCTGGCACGAGGAGATGCAGCTCGCCAACGTGCCGATCCCCCTGGCGTTCAACGCCGGCATGGTCGGACCGGTCATCGCGGCCTTCGGCTCGCAGGAGCTCAAGGAACGCTTCCTTCCCAAGACGGCCAACCTCGACATCTGGTGGTCGCAGGGCTTCTCCGAGCCCGACTCCGGCTCCGACCTCGCCTCGCTCCGCACCACCGCGGTCAAGGAAGGCGACGAGTACGTCGTCAACGGCCAGAAGACCTGGACGACCCTCGGCCAGTACGGCGACTGGATCTTCAATCTGGTCCGCACGGATCCGGAGGCCAAGAAGCAGGCGGGCATTTCGTTCCTGCTGATCGACATGACCACCCCCGGCGTCACGGTCCGCCCGATCGAGCTGATCGACGGCGGCTTCGAGGTCAACGAAGTGTTCTTCGACAACGTCCGCGTGCCCGCCGAGAACCTGGTGGGCGAGGAGAACAAGGGCTGGGACTACGCAAAGTTCCTCCTCGGCAACGAACGAGTCGGGGTCGCGCCGGTAGGCGCAACCAAGCGTTCGCTCTCGGCTGCCAAGGACTACGCCAAGACGGCCGGACCCGGCGGGACCTCACTGCTCGACGATCCGCTGTACGCCTCGCAGATCGCCGACCTCGAGAACGAACTGCTCGCCCTCGAGCTCACCGCTCTGCGCGTGGTCGCCCATTCGACTGATGGCAAGCCACACCCTGCGTCGTCCGTACTCAAGCTTCGCGGCACTGAGCTGCAACAGGCAGTCACCGAGCTGTACGTCGACATGGGCGGTCCGGCGTCGCTGGCGTCCGGCGCAGGTCCGGAATCCGATCTGGCCGACTGGAACAAGGTGTCGACGCCGTACTACCTCAACTTCCGCAAAGCCTCCATCTACGGCGGCTCCAACGAGATTCAGCGCACGATCATCGCCGGAACGATCTTGGGACTGAGGGGCTGA
- a CDS encoding alpha/beta hydrolase, which yields MSASAWVADDLGTGYEQLTIPLGTDPDGEGTIEATLVRRTPPAKTEAAVIYVHGFSDYFFQTELADFFADRGFAFYALDLRKCGRSRREGQTGHFVSDLSLYDKELDQALAIVREETGGKPIVLSGHSTGGLVLSLWLDRLNKKPGGSAGAGVVGLILNSPWFDLQGKAWMRSVGTKAIAGVAKVKPTTPINLPATDAYGTSLHVSAHGEWDFNTSFKPLNGFPVTFGWLTAIRRGHAQLHKGLDVGVPSLVLRSSKTRFARTWSEAVDEADAVLDVKQIARWAGCLGNALTSLPIENARHDVFISKDVPRKAAFAAVDTWLRSTSLIPS from the coding sequence ATGAGCGCGAGCGCGTGGGTCGCTGACGACCTCGGCACGGGGTACGAGCAGCTGACGATTCCGCTGGGCACCGACCCTGATGGTGAGGGGACGATCGAAGCAACCCTCGTACGGCGAACGCCTCCAGCGAAGACTGAAGCCGCCGTGATCTACGTGCACGGATTCAGCGACTACTTCTTCCAGACCGAGCTCGCCGACTTCTTCGCGGACCGGGGCTTCGCGTTCTACGCGCTTGACCTGCGCAAGTGCGGACGTTCGCGTCGTGAAGGGCAGACGGGCCATTTCGTCTCCGACCTGTCCCTGTATGACAAGGAGCTTGATCAGGCGCTCGCGATCGTCCGGGAAGAAACCGGGGGCAAGCCGATCGTCCTGTCGGGCCATTCGACGGGTGGGCTTGTTCTCTCTCTGTGGCTTGATCGACTCAACAAGAAGCCGGGCGGATCGGCTGGAGCTGGCGTCGTGGGGCTCATCCTCAACAGCCCGTGGTTCGACCTCCAGGGCAAGGCGTGGATGCGCTCGGTAGGCACCAAGGCGATCGCCGGTGTTGCGAAGGTCAAGCCGACGACGCCGATCAACTTGCCCGCGACGGATGCCTACGGCACGAGCCTGCACGTGAGCGCCCACGGCGAGTGGGACTTCAACACCTCGTTCAAGCCACTCAACGGATTCCCGGTCACCTTCGGCTGGCTGACGGCGATCCGCCGCGGCCACGCTCAACTGCACAAGGGACTCGACGTCGGAGTGCCGTCGCTGGTGCTTCGCTCGTCCAAGACTCGGTTCGCTCGTACGTGGTCTGAGGCTGTCGACGAAGCGGATGCGGTGCTCGACGTGAAGCAGATCGCCCGATGGGCCGGTTGCCTGGGGAATGCGCTCACTTCGCTGCCGATTGAGAACGCCAGACACGACGTTTTCATCTCCAAGGACGTGCCGCGCAAGGCTGCGTTCGCGGCTGTCGACACCTGGCTGCGCTCCACCTCGCTGATCCCTTCCTGA
- a CDS encoding DNA polymerase III subunit gamma and tau: MDAPLALYRRYRPETFAEVIGQDHVTEPLRHALAANKVNHAYLFSGPRGCGKTTSARILARALNCEKAPVAEPCGECQSCRDLARGGPGSIDVIEIDAASHGGVDDARDLRERAFFAPVSSRYKVYIIDEAHMVSPQGFNALLKLVEEPPPHLKFIFATTEPDKVIGTIKSRTHHYPFRLVPPKILGDYLLELCKSEDVKLEPNALPLVVRAGQGSVRDTLSVLDQLLGGAGPEGVTYDIAVQLLGYTPDALLDEAIDAFAASDGATVFGVVDKIIESGQDPRRFAEDFLQRLRDLVIVAAVPDALSTGLLDVPGDRAERLLSQASGFGPSELTRAADIVNAALMEFRGATAPRLLLELMCARILVPGSDNSTQGFQARLDRLERRLSIDGGAAPAPAAPAAAAPAPPIEPAAVVEEVAPVEPVQTPQPEVAVEAALAELEPEPEPTPAAPAPAGSMTIADVRRLWPDVLDKIRELRRFAWVMLSQNAQVMSLDGTTLTIALVNPGARESFLSSGSDEYVQQALHSVLGVTWRIEAIVDPSARPAASSPSTPDPAPEPVKAEAPAAPRASSAAAREAMNEQPSAEDSNPDASADRDDPVIDNEDIDPELLLSRELGAEVIGETTGD, from the coding sequence GTGGATGCCCCCCTTGCTCTCTATCGCCGCTACCGGCCGGAGACGTTTGCCGAGGTGATCGGGCAGGACCATGTCACCGAGCCCCTGCGTCACGCGCTCGCCGCCAACAAGGTCAATCACGCCTACCTGTTCTCCGGACCGCGTGGCTGCGGCAAGACGACCAGTGCGCGCATCCTGGCCCGTGCCCTCAACTGCGAGAAGGCGCCCGTCGCCGAACCGTGTGGCGAGTGCCAGAGCTGCCGCGACCTGGCTCGTGGAGGGCCCGGCAGCATCGATGTCATAGAGATTGACGCGGCCAGCCATGGCGGTGTCGATGATGCCCGTGACCTGCGCGAACGCGCTTTCTTCGCCCCGGTCAGCAGCCGCTACAAGGTCTACATCATCGATGAGGCCCACATGGTCTCCCCGCAGGGATTCAACGCGCTGCTCAAGCTCGTCGAAGAGCCGCCTCCGCACCTCAAGTTCATCTTCGCGACGACCGAGCCCGACAAGGTCATCGGCACGATCAAGTCTCGTACGCACCACTACCCGTTCCGTTTGGTGCCGCCCAAGATCCTCGGTGACTACCTGCTTGAACTCTGCAAGTCCGAGGACGTCAAGCTCGAGCCCAACGCTCTGCCGCTCGTCGTACGTGCCGGTCAGGGATCGGTGCGAGACACCCTCAGCGTGCTCGACCAGCTGCTCGGCGGAGCCGGCCCGGAGGGCGTCACCTACGACATCGCCGTCCAGTTGCTCGGCTACACGCCCGACGCGCTGCTCGACGAGGCGATCGATGCGTTCGCTGCCAGTGATGGCGCGACGGTGTTTGGTGTCGTCGACAAGATCATCGAGTCGGGTCAAGATCCTCGCCGGTTCGCCGAGGACTTCCTGCAGCGACTGCGCGATCTCGTCATCGTCGCGGCGGTTCCGGATGCGCTGTCCACCGGTCTGCTCGACGTCCCTGGCGATCGCGCCGAGCGACTGTTGTCCCAGGCGAGTGGATTCGGCCCGTCCGAGCTCACTCGCGCAGCCGACATCGTCAACGCGGCTCTCATGGAGTTCCGCGGTGCCACGGCTCCGCGCCTTCTGCTCGAGCTGATGTGCGCGCGCATCCTCGTACCCGGATCGGACAACTCGACTCAGGGATTCCAGGCCCGCCTCGACCGCCTCGAGCGCCGCCTCTCGATCGACGGCGGTGCAGCCCCCGCGCCAGCGGCACCCGCTGCCGCCGCGCCGGCTCCGCCGATTGAGCCAGCCGCCGTTGTTGAAGAAGTTGCGCCGGTTGAGCCCGTCCAGACCCCGCAGCCCGAGGTCGCGGTCGAGGCAGCGCTTGCTGAGCTCGAGCCCGAGCCGGAACCCACTCCAGCCGCACCTGCTCCCGCTGGGTCGATGACGATTGCGGACGTACGCCGCCTGTGGCCGGACGTGCTCGACAAGATTCGCGAGCTGCGCCGTTTCGCTTGGGTGATGTTGAGCCAGAACGCTCAGGTCATGTCTCTGGACGGAACGACGTTGACCATTGCTCTCGTCAACCCGGGTGCACGCGAGTCGTTCCTCAGCAGTGGCTCAGACGAATACGTGCAGCAGGCGCTGCACTCCGTGCTCGGCGTGACGTGGAGGATCGAAGCGATCGTCGATCCGAGTGCGCGGCCTGCCGCTTCCTCACCGTCAACACCGGATCCGGCGCCTGAACCGGTCAAGGCCGAAGCGCCAGCCGCGCCCCGGGCCTCATCCGCTGCCGCGCGTGAAGCAATGAACGAGCAGCCGTCGGCCGAGGACAGCAACCCCGACGCATCCGCCGATCGTGACGATCCAGTCATCGACAACGAGGACATCGACCCTGAGCTGTTGTTGAGTCGTGAGCTGGGGGCGGAAGTCATTGGCGAAACCACCGGGGACTGA
- a CDS encoding amidohydrolase family protein, which produces MNDFDVVINGGTYYDGTGAPGVVTNVGVKDGRVTAVSPEPLPIGPDTKVVNAAGQWVMPGFVDAHTHYDAEVQVAPGLNESVRHGVTTVLVGNCSLSTIYSSPLDIADLFSRVEALPRTHVLASLEDAKTWSTPQGWVDALEQLPLGPHVASFLGHSDVRASVMGMGRSTDPDHKATKDEKAEIERRLEDALDAGFLGISTMTNPWDKLDGDRYRSRSLPSTYSSWKEFRGLSRVLRRRGRVLQGVPNLNKKYDIAFYLTTAMGLFRKPLKVSLLAAADTKAEPWVQRIFAPLAFIANTLGRGKFVWQHLPTTFRVWADGIDLVVFEEFGSGREALHLREEMGRNDLLNDEAYRRWFRRDFDKRFSPRVWHRDFDDAEITECPEANLVGLMIGQVARDRGLHPVDCYLDLVVEHGTKLRWKTNIANTRPEVQDSLINRRGITIGFSDAGAHLRNMAFYNFGIRLLNRVNKAQGEAKPFMSVEKAVFKLTAELGDFYGIDAGRIGVGDRADIVVVDPAGLSDEVDSYHEALMPEFGDMSRMVNRNDAAVSATIVTGAVVYERGEFVEGYGRTLGTGRFLRAGETRGSVTPIRRLDPVVAQ; this is translated from the coding sequence ATGAACGACTTTGATGTGGTCATCAACGGCGGCACCTACTACGACGGGACCGGCGCTCCGGGCGTCGTGACCAATGTCGGCGTGAAGGATGGACGAGTCACTGCCGTCAGTCCCGAGCCGCTGCCCATTGGTCCTGACACGAAGGTCGTCAACGCGGCGGGCCAATGGGTCATGCCGGGATTCGTCGACGCCCATACGCATTACGACGCCGAGGTTCAGGTTGCGCCAGGTCTCAACGAGTCGGTGCGCCACGGTGTGACAACAGTGCTGGTCGGCAACTGTTCGCTTTCGACGATCTATTCGTCGCCGCTCGACATCGCTGATCTGTTCAGCCGAGTTGAGGCGCTGCCTCGTACCCATGTGCTGGCTTCCCTGGAGGACGCCAAGACGTGGTCGACGCCTCAGGGCTGGGTCGACGCGTTGGAGCAGCTGCCGCTCGGCCCGCACGTCGCCTCGTTCCTCGGGCACTCCGACGTACGCGCCAGCGTCATGGGCATGGGTCGGTCGACCGACCCGGACCACAAGGCGACCAAGGATGAGAAGGCAGAGATCGAACGCCGCCTCGAAGACGCGCTCGATGCCGGATTCCTGGGCATCTCCACGATGACGAATCCGTGGGACAAGCTCGACGGCGATCGCTATCGCTCCCGCTCGCTGCCCTCGACGTACTCGAGCTGGAAAGAGTTCCGTGGCCTCAGTCGCGTACTCCGACGGCGCGGCCGCGTGCTCCAGGGCGTCCCCAACCTCAACAAGAAGTACGACATTGCGTTCTACCTCACCACCGCGATGGGCCTCTTCCGTAAGCCGCTGAAGGTCTCGCTTCTCGCCGCCGCCGACACCAAGGCCGAGCCGTGGGTACAGCGGATCTTTGCGCCGCTGGCCTTCATCGCCAACACGTTGGGCCGTGGGAAGTTCGTCTGGCAGCACCTGCCGACGACCTTCCGCGTCTGGGCCGACGGCATCGACCTCGTGGTCTTCGAGGAGTTCGGCTCGGGACGCGAGGCCCTTCACCTCCGCGAGGAGATGGGGCGCAACGACCTCCTGAACGACGAGGCCTACCGCCGCTGGTTCCGTCGCGACTTCGACAAGCGGTTCTCGCCGCGGGTCTGGCATCGCGACTTCGACGATGCCGAGATCACCGAGTGCCCCGAGGCGAACCTCGTCGGCTTGATGATCGGCCAGGTCGCCCGCGACCGTGGGCTGCACCCCGTCGACTGCTATCTCGATCTGGTCGTGGAGCACGGCACCAAGCTGCGCTGGAAGACCAACATCGCCAACACGCGTCCCGAGGTGCAGGACTCCCTCATCAATCGCCGTGGCATCACGATCGGGTTCTCCGACGCGGGCGCTCACCTGCGCAACATGGCCTTCTACAACTTCGGGATCCGACTCCTCAACCGCGTCAACAAGGCGCAGGGCGAGGCCAAGCCGTTCATGTCAGTCGAGAAGGCCGTGTTCAAGCTGACGGCCGAGCTCGGCGACTTCTACGGCATCGACGCGGGACGCATCGGCGTTGGCGATCGCGCCGACATCGTGGTCGTCGACCCGGCGGGGCTCAGTGACGAGGTCGACAGCTATCACGAGGCCCTCATGCCTGAGTTCGGCGACATGAGCCGCATGGTCAACCGCAACGATGCTGCCGTCAGCGCCACGATCGTGACAGGCGCGGTCGTCTACGAGCGGGGCGAGTTCGTGGAGGGCTACGGCCGCACGCTCGGAACCGGCCGGTTCCTGCGCGCAGGTGAGACGCGCGGCAGTGTCACGCCAATCCGTCGCCTCGACCCGGTGGTGGCACAGTAG
- a CDS encoding TetR/AcrR family transcriptional regulator: MTTAPRRTQTQRREATMSAVVDAAVAALGEVGYARTTTNEIARRAGVSQGGLFRHFESRLDVILAAADAVRARQFVDFRTGLESMTTFDVAEVVRLLRRATRAPINAAWYELLVAARTDAELRQRLEPLAQRYHEEIIELGRALPIAASIPPAELDTIVLGIVHMLDGEALTATVHPHPEQEDIRVEQLVRMLAGEPVFGERADHSS, encoded by the coding sequence GTGACCACAGCCCCGCGACGCACGCAGACTCAGCGTCGCGAGGCGACGATGTCGGCTGTCGTCGACGCGGCTGTCGCGGCCCTCGGCGAGGTCGGTTACGCCCGTACGACGACCAACGAGATCGCGCGTCGAGCAGGAGTCTCGCAGGGCGGCTTGTTCCGTCATTTCGAGTCGCGCCTCGACGTGATCCTCGCCGCCGCAGATGCAGTCCGGGCCAGGCAGTTCGTCGACTTCCGCACCGGACTTGAGTCCATGACGACGTTCGACGTGGCTGAGGTCGTGCGACTCCTGCGCCGCGCGACCCGTGCACCGATCAACGCGGCTTGGTACGAACTCCTGGTCGCAGCGCGCACGGATGCCGAGCTCCGCCAGCGGCTCGAACCACTCGCACAGCGCTATCACGAGGAGATCATCGAGCTCGGGCGCGCGCTTCCCATCGCGGCCTCGATCCCACCCGCGGAGCTCGACACGATCGTGCTCGGCATCGTCCACATGCTCGACGGCGAGGCGCTGACGGCCACGGTGCATCCGCACCCAGAGCAAGAGGACATCCGGGTCGAGCAGCTCGTGCGGATGTTGGCCGGAGAGCCCGTATTCGGAGAGCGCGCCGACCACTCGTCTTGA
- the recR gene encoding recombination mediator RecR, with protein MYDGVIQDLIDELGRLPGIGPKSAQRIAFFLLDSDPEDVHRFASTLTEVKDKVHFCSICGNVTVDTECRICSDPRRDLSVLCVVEESKDVVAIERTREFRGRYHVLGGAISPIAGIGPDQLRIKELLQRLQDGAVTEVIIATDPNLEGEATATYLIRMLSPYGLRVSKLASGLPVGGDLEYADELTLGRAFEGRTTIASVTNV; from the coding sequence ATGTATGACGGCGTGATTCAGGATCTGATCGATGAGCTCGGGCGACTTCCCGGCATCGGTCCCAAGAGCGCGCAACGCATCGCCTTCTTCCTGCTCGACAGCGATCCCGAAGACGTACACCGCTTCGCGTCGACGCTGACCGAGGTCAAGGACAAGGTCCACTTCTGCTCGATCTGCGGCAATGTCACGGTCGACACCGAATGTCGCATCTGCTCGGACCCGCGCCGCGATCTCAGCGTGCTGTGCGTTGTCGAAGAGTCCAAAGACGTCGTCGCGATCGAACGTACGCGTGAGTTCCGCGGCCGCTATCACGTGCTGGGCGGTGCGATCTCGCCGATCGCGGGCATTGGTCCAGACCAGCTGCGCATCAAAGAGCTCCTCCAGCGCCTGCAGGACGGCGCCGTCACCGAGGTCATCATCGCCACCGATCCCAACCTCGAGGGCGAGGCCACGGCGACCTATCTCATCCGCATGCTTTCGCCGTACGGATTGCGTGTCAGCAAGCTCGCCAGCGGGCTCCCGGTGGGCGGCGACCTCGAGTACGCCGACGAGCTCACGCTGGGCCGCGCGTTCGAAGGCCGAACGACAATCGCATCTGTGACGAACGTCTGA
- a CDS encoding flavodoxin family protein, with product MTSAPDFSSLKAVFINATLKRSPEPSNTDGLIVKSADIMRSHGVGVTEIRAIDHQIATGVYPDMTEHGWEVDEWPGILDQVMAAEILVLAGPIWLGDNSSIMKQVIERLYSASSILNDAGQYAFYGRVGGCIITGNEDGIKHCAMNVLYSLQHVGFTIPPQADAGWIGEAGPGASYLDPGSGGPENDFTNRNTTFMTYNLMHAAKQLKDAGGISAYGNQRTVWDAGVHSYVKDSGSPNPEYR from the coding sequence ATGACCTCTGCACCTGACTTCAGCAGCCTCAAGGCTGTCTTCATAAACGCGACCCTCAAAAGGTCGCCCGAGCCCAGCAACACCGACGGGCTCATAGTCAAGAGCGCGGACATCATGCGCAGCCACGGCGTGGGTGTCACCGAGATCCGCGCGATCGATCACCAGATCGCTACGGGCGTTTATCCCGACATGACCGAGCACGGCTGGGAGGTCGACGAGTGGCCCGGCATCCTCGACCAGGTCATGGCGGCCGAGATCCTCGTACTTGCCGGTCCGATCTGGCTTGGCGACAACAGCAGCATCATGAAGCAGGTCATCGAACGGCTCTACTCGGCGTCGAGCATTCTCAACGATGCCGGCCAGTACGCGTTCTACGGCCGCGTCGGCGGCTGCATCATCACGGGCAACGAGGACGGCATCAAGCACTGCGCCATGAACGTTCTCTACAGCCTGCAGCACGTCGGTTTCACGATTCCGCCGCAGGCGGATGCCGGATGGATCGGTGAGGCCGGGCCGGGGGCGTCCTATTTGGACCCGGGCTCCGGCGGACCAGAGAATGACTTCACCAACCGAAACACGACGTTCATGACGTACAACCTGATGCACGCGGCGAAGCAGCTCAAGGATGCCGGCGGGATATCGGCGTACGGGAACCAGCGCACCGTGTGGGACGCCGGTGTCCACTCGTACGTGAAGGACTCCGGCTCACCCAACCCTGAGTACCGCTAG
- a CDS encoding aspartate kinase, protein MGIVVQKYGGSSVADATSIKRVAQRIVATKKAGHDVVVVVSAMGDTTDDLIDLANQVAPLPPGRELDMLLTAGERISMAVLAMAIGTLGQEARSFTGSQAGVITDAEHGKAKIIDVTPGRIEAALAEGAVAIVAGFQGVSQTTKDITTLGRGGSDTTAVALAAALHADVCEIYTDVDGIFTADPRIVPDARHIPRISYEEMLEMAASGAKILHLRCVEYARRNDIPIHVRSSFSDKTGTWVVKTEDVIQEGSTMEQAIISGVAHDRSESKITVVGVPDKVGEAAAILRALADAQINIDMIVQNVSAAATALTDISFTLPRADGQTAMTALARLKDDVGFERLQYDDSVGKVSIVGAGMRSSPGITATFFQALADAGVNIEMISTSEIRISVVVSDNQVDAAVNAAHEAFNLGTDEVEAVVYGGTGR, encoded by the coding sequence GTGGGCATTGTCGTCCAGAAGTACGGCGGCTCCTCGGTTGCCGACGCAACCAGCATCAAGAGAGTCGCCCAGCGCATCGTCGCGACCAAAAAAGCCGGTCACGACGTTGTTGTCGTGGTCTCAGCCATGGGCGACACCACGGATGACCTCATCGATCTCGCCAACCAGGTAGCCCCGCTGCCCCCGGGCCGCGAGCTCGACATGCTGCTCACCGCAGGCGAGCGCATCAGTATGGCCGTCCTCGCGATGGCCATCGGAACGCTCGGCCAGGAAGCCCGCTCGTTCACTGGCTCACAGGCCGGCGTCATCACCGACGCAGAGCACGGCAAGGCCAAGATCATCGACGTCACTCCCGGACGTATCGAAGCCGCACTCGCCGAAGGCGCTGTCGCGATCGTTGCTGGCTTCCAGGGCGTTTCGCAGACCACCAAGGACATCACCACGCTCGGCCGTGGCGGTTCTGACACCACAGCAGTCGCGCTCGCCGCGGCCCTGCACGCCGACGTCTGCGAGATCTACACCGACGTCGACGGCATCTTCACTGCCGATCCGCGCATCGTTCCCGACGCCCGCCATATCCCGCGCATCTCGTACGAAGAGATGCTCGAGATGGCAGCTAGCGGTGCCAAGATCCTGCACCTTCGGTGCGTTGAGTACGCCCGTCGCAACGACATCCCGATCCACGTACGGTCGTCGTTCTCCGACAAGACCGGCACCTGGGTCGTCAAGACCGAGGACGTCATCCAAGAGGGGTCCACCATGGAACAAGCAATCATTTCTGGCGTTGCGCACGATCGAAGCGAATCCAAGATCACCGTGGTCGGCGTGCCCGACAAGGTCGGCGAGGCCGCCGCGATCCTTCGCGCGCTCGCGGACGCCCAGATCAACATCGACATGATCGTCCAGAACGTGTCCGCGGCTGCCACTGCGCTGACAGACATCTCGTTCACCCTGCCTCGCGCCGATGGCCAGACCGCCATGACCGCCCTCGCGCGGCTCAAGGATGACGTCGGCTTCGAGCGCCTGCAGTACGACGACAGCGTCGGCAAGGTGTCGATCGTCGGTGCCGGTATGCGTTCGTCACCCGGCATCACCGCGACGTTCTTCCAGGCTCTCGCCGATGCCGGCGTCAACATCGAGATGATCTCCACCTCGGAGATCCGCATCTCGGTCGTCGTGTCCGACAACCAGGTCGACGCCGCCGTCAACGCCGCCCATGAGGCCTTCAACCTCGGCACCGATGAAGTCGAGGCCGTGGTTTACGGAGGTACCGGACGATGA